The proteins below are encoded in one region of Colletotrichum lupini chromosome 5, complete sequence:
- a CDS encoding SET domain-containing protein, whose translation MASTQLPLETLSTWAMFNDVDLVDVEAREIPGCGLGLLSNKELSREEETFDIPTLLMIPGELVLSAEAVENYAKVDKNFRQLLEAAGHKKVLSDRPKTSLKGGVSTPWTEYVKYLPPQVPVTTLWTEQEREMLNGTSLEASTSPASLLHCLRPSLKSKYRLSLVTQSATAAKIVALTDEFDELREISATLPFWNELFWESDKVSLIDWVRVDAWFRSRCLELPKSGEAMVPVLDLANHSSKANAYYEENGKDEVVLLLRPGCRVSSGDEMTISYGDAKSGAEMLFSYGFIDPASAADRITLPLIPMEDDPLGKAKLHVFDGAPTVEFVRANGSLSWKSPFAYFMCLNEEDGLSFRVLQDTGGSRELKLFWQEEDVTSTTTAFEQHIDQHPLAQIFRLRVVSVLEDLVASQLERLATGVSLEDLDESLNEGGLVCGTCISVAATLREQETSLLEAAAKALEDQKTQLLADENVVAYLGLMEDAQNDLVQDELSNEDEDFS comes from the exons ATGGCGTCTACGCAGCTTCCCCTGGAGACCCTCTCCACCTGGGCCATGTTCAATGACGTAGACCTCGTCGACGTCGAGGCCCGCGAAATCCCCGGCTGCGGGTTGGGTCTACTTTCAAACAAGGAGCTCAGTCGAGAGGAAGAGACCTTTGACATCCCAACCTTACTCATGATCCCAGGCGAGCTGGTGTTATCCGCCGAAGCTGTTGAGAACTATGCAAAGGTCGATAAGAACTTTCGGCAGCTGCTCGAGGCTGCCGGTCACAAG AAGGTACTTTCTGATAGGCCCAAAACGTCTTTGAAGGGCGGAGTCTCGACGCCATGGACAGAATACGTCAAGTACCTGCCGCCGCAAGTTCCTGTTACCACCCTCTGGACTGAGCAGGAACGCGAGATGTTGAATGGAACATCACTTGAGGCAAGCACTTCTCCAGCCTCCCTTCTCCACTGCCTACGGCCTTCCCTGAAAAGCAAATACCGGCTGTCGTTGGTTACGCAG TCGGCCACGGCCGCCAAGATTGTTGCGTTGACAGACGAGTTTGACGAGCTCCGAGAGATTTCTGCGACTCTACCATTTTGGAACGAGCTGTTTTGGGAAAGCGACAAGGTGTCGCTCATTGACTGGGTTCGGGTCGATGCGTGGTTTCGGTCCCGATGTCTGGAGCTCCCCAAATCAGGGGAGGCCATGGTCCCGGTGCTAGACTTGGCAAATCACTCATCCAAGGCCAATGCCTACTACGAGGAGAATGGTAAGGACGAGGTAGTACTCCTTCTGCGACCCGGCTGCAGGGTCTCGTCTGGGGACGAGATGACGATATCCTACGGGGACGCGAAATCCGGGGCAGAGATGCTCTTCAGCTACGGGTTCATTGACCCCGCGTCAGCCGCCGACCGGATCACGCTGCCCTTGATACCCATGGAAGACGACCCGCTGGGCAAGGCGAAGCTGCACGTCTTTGATGGAGCACCGACTGTGGAGTTTGTCCGGGCGAATGGCTCACTCAGCTGGAAGAGCCCCTTTGCCTACTTCATGTGCCTCAACGAGGAGGACGGCCTGTCATTTCGCGTCTTGCAGGACACCGGAGGTTCACGGGAGCTAAAACTATTCTGGCAAGAAGAGGATGTGACCTCGACGACAACGGCTTTCGAGCAACACATCGATCAACACCCCCTGGCTCAAATCTTTCGTCTTCGGGTTGTTTCCGTTTTGGAGGATCTGGTGGCCAGCCAGCTTGAGCGACTGGCCACCGGTGTATCTCTGGAGGACCTGGACGAGTCCCTGAATGAAGGTGGTCTCGTCTGCGGGACATGCATCAGTGTAGCTGCAACGCTGAGGGAGCAAGAGACGAGCTTGCTAGAAGCTGCCGCGAAGGCTCTAGAAGACCAG AAAACACAACTCCTCGCAGACGAGAACGTGGTGGCTTATCTCGGGTTGATGGAAGATGCCCAAAATGACCTAGTTCAAGACGAGTTATCCAATGAAGATGAAGACTTCAGTTAG